TCTCTCACTGAGAAGCCCCGAGACGAGGACATGGAGTGGCTGGTGTTCAATGCTGACTCGTTCATAGTGGACCGAGCAACATCGAAGGCACGCTCTGTGATTGCAGGGTACCACAGTCTGAAGGACATCGGTCTTGATGCCATGCTGTCACTGACCGGTCTCACCTTGTCCGTCGGTCGATTTCAGGATGCCCGCGAGATACTGACCACCTATGCTCGGCACTCTCGGTATGGTCTTGTTGCCAACGACTTTCCAGAGCGAGGCATTCAACCGGAGTATGACAGCGTTGACGCATCACTGTGGTACATCCTCGCTTTGAGGAACTACGTTCGTGCTACGAGCGATACGGAGTTCCTGTCGGGTCTCATATGGGAGACTGTTGAGTCAATCATCTCCGCCTTCAGACTGGGAACCAAATTCAACATTCACGAGGACCACGATGGGTTGATCTGGTCTGGAATCGAGGGCATCGAGGTCTCATGGATGAACGAGCGCATCTAGGGGTGGGTTGCGACACCGAGGGTCGGGAAGTGCGTCGAGGTCAATGCCCTCTGGTACAATTCACTCATGGCGATCGGCGAGATGCTTGAGGCTCGTGGCTCTGACCCGTACGAATACACTGCGGTCGCCTCGTGGATTCGTGAATCGTTCAACCAAGTGTTCTGGAACCCGGACCTGCAGTGTCTCTACGATGTGGTGACCGACGAAGCGAAGGATGACTCTATTCGTCCAAACCAGATTCTCGCTGTCGGCCTTCCCTTTGAGCTCTTGGACAAGGACAGGGCGAAAGCGGTACTCAAGGTGGTGACGGACGAACTGCTCACTCCTTACGGACTGAGGACCCTCTCGCCCAAGGACCGGAGGTTCGCGCGGGCAGTGACAGGCGGTCCTCGGGCACGGGCAGGAGCTGTTCACCAGGGAGCAGTACATCCGTGGTTGATTGGGCCCTATGTCTCAGCGTACTTGAATGTGCACGGGCGGACTGAAGAGAATCGGGCGTACGCGAAGGAACACTTCTTCCGTCCGGTCCTCAACACCATACGAAGCGGATGCCTTGGCACAATCTCTGACATGTTTGATGGAAGTAAGCCTCATCGAGACCGAGGCTGCGTGTCCAGAGCACGAAGTGTCGCAGAGCTCCTCAGGCTGTACTTTGAGGAGCTGTGACGCTTACGGTTGTCGGGGGTGCACACACGAACAAGAATGACATCGATGATGACCACAACGCGAGTCACTGAGCGGTGGGACGTGAGAGAATGAGTCTGCCAAGAGAAGTGCACTGTGTACCGCTCCCAACAGGACTGCCAGTTGGCCCTGTCAATGCCTACTTGATTGATGGCGATCCAATCACCCTTGTGGACACCGGTCTCAAGAGCGATGAGTCATGGCAAGCTCTCCAGCATCACTTGGCACAGACTGGACATACTGTTGCGGACGTGCGACAGATTCTCATCACGCATGGCCATGTAGACCATGCCGGTCAAGCCGCAAGGATTGTGGCCGCCCAGAAGACAGAGGGACTGACGCCCGCGCAGGTATACATTCACACGGGTGACCTTGAACGAGTCTCAGATTACGATGCGTACATGGAAGCGAGGGCCGACGCGTATGTGAGGGTTGCTAGAGAGTCGGGCGTGTCACAGAGTGGTCTCATGCTGCCATCCCCATCCATGATCATCCGATACTTCCGCGGCATGGGGGAGTCTCTGGAGAGTGTGGTCGGCATCAATGACGGGACGTCCTTCAACACAGGGATTGGGCCCTTGGAGGCCGTATGGACTCCGGGTCACTCGTTTGGGTCAACATGCTATGTCAGCCGCGAACACGGTCTGCTCTTCAGTGGGGACCATGTCTTGTCGGACATCAGCTCGAATCCAAGCATTGACTTTGACTCATTTCAGGACATCGCAATGCTCGTGTACCTGCGTTCGCTTGAGCGGCTTCGTGAGTTCGACGGCTACACGGTCCTGCCGGGACACCGTGACATCATACGTCGGCTTGTCTCACGAATAGACGAGCTCATCGACGACTATGAACGCAAGTTTGACCAGGCAAGACAAGCACTCCGACCAACCCCACTGAGTGTCTATCAGATGTCACGAGTGCTGTATGGCGACTACGGATTCGGACAGATGATACTTGCTCTGGCCGAGACAAATGACATCCTGAAGGTGCTTGAGCGCAGAGGTCAGGCACGGCTCGAAGTCAAGTCCGGCGTGCTGACAGCAAGACTCCCAGACACTGTATGATACATCCAGCTCCTTATTATATACTAGGGTCTAATGATACCTTGCAGTCCAATGGTCCATTTCCATCAGAGAACATGAGGTATCCCTTTGATGGACATTAACCCAGAGCATCCTTCACGCCCGAACACCTTGCCGGTAATCGTGCACTTACAGAGTGGTACAGAGAGTGATGTACAGCCCGGTGAGGCTTGGGTGGCTGGCTTGCTCAATGTGAGGTAACAGACATGAGAAAAGCAGACACACTGACAATAGTGGCACTCCTAGTGACCAGCGTGGCCACCGGTGCCCTAATGGTAAGTGCCCAGTCATCGGAGCCCTTCGTGACGGTCGGTTGGCGGGAAGTGAACCAGTTCACGGAGTTCGAACACACCAATGAGAACTCACAGTGGATCTTTGGTCCACAACCAGTC
This region of Candidatus Thorarchaeota archaeon genomic DNA includes:
- a CDS encoding MBL fold metallo-hydrolase, whose translation is MSLPREVHCVPLPTGLPVGPVNAYLIDGDPITLVDTGLKSDESWQALQHHLAQTGHTVADVRQILITHGHVDHAGQAARIVAAQKTEGLTPAQVYIHTGDLERVSDYDAYMEARADAYVRVARESGVSQSGLMLPSPSMIIRYFRGMGESLESVVGINDGTSFNTGIGPLEAVWTPGHSFGSTCYVSREHGLLFSGDHVLSDISSNPSIDFDSFQDIAMLVYLRSLERLREFDGYTVLPGHRDIIRRLVSRIDELIDDYERKFDQARQALRPTPLSVYQMSRVLYGDYGFGQMILALAETNDILKVLERRGQARLEVKSGVLTARLPDTV